One genomic window of Aptenodytes patagonicus chromosome 3, bAptPat1.pri.cur, whole genome shotgun sequence includes the following:
- the PSMB1 gene encoding proteasome subunit beta type-1 has protein sequence MLSTAGYAGSGPEMGYELGAPAQHRFSPYTFNGGTVLAIAGEDFSIVASDTRLSEGYAIHCRESPKCYKLTQQTVIGCSGFHGDCLTLTKIIEARLKMYKHSNNKTMTTGAIAAMLSTILYSRRFFPYYVYNIIGGLDEEGKGAVYSFDPVGSYQRDSFKAGGSASAMLQPLLDNQIGFKNMQNVEHVPLTLEKALQLVKDVFISAAERDVYTGDALKICIVTKDGIKEETVQLRKD, from the exons ATGTTGTCCACCGCTGGTTACGCGGGCTCCGGGCCCGAGATGGGCTACGAGCTCGGCGCGCCCGCGCAGCACCGCTTCTCGCCCTACACCTTTAACGGAGG GACTGTGTTGGCGATTGCTGGAGAAGACTTTTCTATCGTTGCCTCTGACACACGACTGAGTGAAGGTTATGCAATTCACTGCCGGGAAAGTCCAAAATGTTACAAACT AACACAACAAACGGTCATTGGATGCAGTGGTTTCCATGGTGACTGCCTTACCCTTACTAAAATTATTGAAGCAAGATTAAAG ATGTACAAGCATTCCAATAACAAGACCATGACTACTGGGGCTATTGCAGCAATGCTGTCTACAATTCTGTATTCTCGACGTTTCTTTCCATACTACGTTTATAACATAATTGGTGGACTTGATGAAGAAG gaaAGGGAGCAGTGTATAGCTTTGATCCGGTGGGCTCATACCAGAGAGATTCTTTCAAAGCAGGTGGATCAGCAAGTGCCATGCTCCAACCCTTGCTTGATAACCAG ATTGGCTTCAAGAACATGCAAAACGTGGAACATGTACCTCTGACCCTGGAGAAGGCTTTGCAGCTGGTTAAAGACGTCTTTATTTCTGCTGCTGAGAGAGATGTGTACACTGGGGATGCACTTAAGATTTGCATTGTCACAAAAGATGGAATTAAAGAGGAGACTGTCCAATTACGAAAAGACTAA